One Megachile rotundata isolate GNS110a chromosome 5, iyMegRotu1, whole genome shotgun sequence genomic region harbors:
- the LOC100877167 gene encoding uncharacterized protein LOC100877167 isoform X2, giving the protein MIEDAAMYDMTDELLFSALGLTTDTSVERQLFASSNTLSCDYEPSSCRTSPDSDYSETIDNRSNNFHNSIQCYTDLTCPAKTSWSEWSDNTSTSLSGCLSELSELDSELEWCLDKSWNSGLPERTPLCTAGCEGFLHLPLPNPQQAFQNEEPLWVLGIDLRALDDTMETSGIDYNNNQVEENLISTAAAAALATHDYTNRSLANAAEDRCFPCTYQGCVKVYAKASHLKAHLRRHTGEKPFACTWSGCGWRFSRSDELARHRRSHSGIKPYPCEMCSKRFARSDHLAKHRKVHRKNAYPLFHAGRGLRGGKMNVVPTEI; this is encoded by the exons ATGATTGAAGATGCTGCGATGTACGAC ATGACGGACGAGCTGTTGTTCTCTGCTTTGGGTTTGACGACGGACACTAGTGTCGAGAGGCAACTGTTCGCAAGCTCCAACACCCTTAGCTGCGACTACGAACCATCATCTTGCAGGACCAGCCCTGACAGTGACTATTCGGAGACTATCGATAATCGTtcgaataattttcataattctatACAGTGTTACACGGACTTGACTTGTCCAGCGAAAACCTCTTGGAGCGAATGGTCAGACAATACCTCTACGTCTTTGTCAG GCTGTTTAAGCGAACTGAGCGAATTGGACTCCGAACTGGAATGGTGTTTAGACAAAAGTTGGAATTCTGGTCTTCCAGAAAGGACACCGTTATGCACCGCAGGATGCGAAGGTTTCTTACACCTGCCATTACCAAATCCTCAACAAGCTTTTCAAAACGAAGAACCATTATGGGTGCTTGGCATCGATTTAAGAGCACTTGATGATACCATGGAAACGAGTGGAATTG ATTACAATAACAACCAGGTAGAGGAGAACCTCATCTCGACAGCAGCTGCCGCAGCACTAGCAACTCATGATTATACTAATCGTAGTTTAGCGAATGCAGCAGAAGATAGATGCTTTCCCTGCACTTATCAAGGATGCGTAAAG GTGTACGCAAAAGCGTCCCACCTAAAAGCTCATCTTCGTCGACACACGGGCGAGAAACCATTCGCCTGCACGTGGTCCGGATGCGGTTGGCGTTTCAGTCGGTCAGACGAATTAGCGAGGCATCGACGTTCTCATTCGGGAATTAAACCGTATCCTTGCGAGATGTGTTCGAAGAGATTCGCGCGCAGTGACCACTTGGCCAAACATCGGAAAGTGCACAGAAAAAACGCGTATCCATTGTTCCACGCAGGTAGAGGTTTACGAGGCGGAAAAATGAACGTGGTACCAACGGAAATTTAG
- the LOC100877167 gene encoding uncharacterized protein LOC100877167 isoform X1: protein MIYCFASSQPEINPRRTTWCSMTDELLFSALGLTTDTSVERQLFASSNTLSCDYEPSSCRTSPDSDYSETIDNRSNNFHNSIQCYTDLTCPAKTSWSEWSDNTSTSLSGCLSELSELDSELEWCLDKSWNSGLPERTPLCTAGCEGFLHLPLPNPQQAFQNEEPLWVLGIDLRALDDTMETSGIDYNNNQVEENLISTAAAAALATHDYTNRSLANAAEDRCFPCTYQGCVKVYAKASHLKAHLRRHTGEKPFACTWSGCGWRFSRSDELARHRRSHSGIKPYPCEMCSKRFARSDHLAKHRKVHRKNAYPLFHAGRGLRGGKMNVVPTEI, encoded by the exons ATGATTTATTGTTTCGCATCGTCGCAACCAGAGATTAATCCAAGACGAACAACCTGGTGCTCC ATGACGGACGAGCTGTTGTTCTCTGCTTTGGGTTTGACGACGGACACTAGTGTCGAGAGGCAACTGTTCGCAAGCTCCAACACCCTTAGCTGCGACTACGAACCATCATCTTGCAGGACCAGCCCTGACAGTGACTATTCGGAGACTATCGATAATCGTtcgaataattttcataattctatACAGTGTTACACGGACTTGACTTGTCCAGCGAAAACCTCTTGGAGCGAATGGTCAGACAATACCTCTACGTCTTTGTCAG GCTGTTTAAGCGAACTGAGCGAATTGGACTCCGAACTGGAATGGTGTTTAGACAAAAGTTGGAATTCTGGTCTTCCAGAAAGGACACCGTTATGCACCGCAGGATGCGAAGGTTTCTTACACCTGCCATTACCAAATCCTCAACAAGCTTTTCAAAACGAAGAACCATTATGGGTGCTTGGCATCGATTTAAGAGCACTTGATGATACCATGGAAACGAGTGGAATTG ATTACAATAACAACCAGGTAGAGGAGAACCTCATCTCGACAGCAGCTGCCGCAGCACTAGCAACTCATGATTATACTAATCGTAGTTTAGCGAATGCAGCAGAAGATAGATGCTTTCCCTGCACTTATCAAGGATGCGTAAAG GTGTACGCAAAAGCGTCCCACCTAAAAGCTCATCTTCGTCGACACACGGGCGAGAAACCATTCGCCTGCACGTGGTCCGGATGCGGTTGGCGTTTCAGTCGGTCAGACGAATTAGCGAGGCATCGACGTTCTCATTCGGGAATTAAACCGTATCCTTGCGAGATGTGTTCGAAGAGATTCGCGCGCAGTGACCACTTGGCCAAACATCGGAAAGTGCACAGAAAAAACGCGTATCCATTGTTCCACGCAGGTAGAGGTTTACGAGGCGGAAAAATGAACGTGGTACCAACGGAAATTTAG
- the LOC100877167 gene encoding uncharacterized protein LOC100877167 isoform X3 yields the protein MTDELLFSALGLTTDTSVERQLFASSNTLSCDYEPSSCRTSPDSDYSETIDNRSNNFHNSIQCYTDLTCPAKTSWSEWSDNTSTSLSGCLSELSELDSELEWCLDKSWNSGLPERTPLCTAGCEGFLHLPLPNPQQAFQNEEPLWVLGIDLRALDDTMETSGIDYNNNQVEENLISTAAAAALATHDYTNRSLANAAEDRCFPCTYQGCVKVYAKASHLKAHLRRHTGEKPFACTWSGCGWRFSRSDELARHRRSHSGIKPYPCEMCSKRFARSDHLAKHRKVHRKNAYPLFHAGRGLRGGKMNVVPTEI from the exons ATGACGGACGAGCTGTTGTTCTCTGCTTTGGGTTTGACGACGGACACTAGTGTCGAGAGGCAACTGTTCGCAAGCTCCAACACCCTTAGCTGCGACTACGAACCATCATCTTGCAGGACCAGCCCTGACAGTGACTATTCGGAGACTATCGATAATCGTtcgaataattttcataattctatACAGTGTTACACGGACTTGACTTGTCCAGCGAAAACCTCTTGGAGCGAATGGTCAGACAATACCTCTACGTCTTTGTCAG GCTGTTTAAGCGAACTGAGCGAATTGGACTCCGAACTGGAATGGTGTTTAGACAAAAGTTGGAATTCTGGTCTTCCAGAAAGGACACCGTTATGCACCGCAGGATGCGAAGGTTTCTTACACCTGCCATTACCAAATCCTCAACAAGCTTTTCAAAACGAAGAACCATTATGGGTGCTTGGCATCGATTTAAGAGCACTTGATGATACCATGGAAACGAGTGGAATTG ATTACAATAACAACCAGGTAGAGGAGAACCTCATCTCGACAGCAGCTGCCGCAGCACTAGCAACTCATGATTATACTAATCGTAGTTTAGCGAATGCAGCAGAAGATAGATGCTTTCCCTGCACTTATCAAGGATGCGTAAAG GTGTACGCAAAAGCGTCCCACCTAAAAGCTCATCTTCGTCGACACACGGGCGAGAAACCATTCGCCTGCACGTGGTCCGGATGCGGTTGGCGTTTCAGTCGGTCAGACGAATTAGCGAGGCATCGACGTTCTCATTCGGGAATTAAACCGTATCCTTGCGAGATGTGTTCGAAGAGATTCGCGCGCAGTGACCACTTGGCCAAACATCGGAAAGTGCACAGAAAAAACGCGTATCCATTGTTCCACGCAGGTAGAGGTTTACGAGGCGGAAAAATGAACGTGGTACCAACGGAAATTTAG